The proteins below are encoded in one region of Kogia breviceps isolate mKogBre1 chromosome 8, mKogBre1 haplotype 1, whole genome shotgun sequence:
- the LOC131761404 gene encoding LOW QUALITY PROTEIN: olfactory receptor 13J1 (The sequence of the model RefSeq protein was modified relative to this genomic sequence to represent the inferred CDS: inserted 1 base in 1 codon), with protein MELVNRTEVSEFFLKGFSGNPVLEHLLFPLCSAMYLVTPLGNTAIVAVSVLDVHLHTPMYFFLGNLSILDICYTSTFLPLMLVHLLSAQKTISFLGCTMQMCLSLSTGSTECLLLAIMAYDHYLAICRPLGYPVLMNHWLCLLLAGAAWVLCFFKSVTETVIAMRLPFCGHRVVNHLTCKILAVLKLACGDRSXNEVFLWVGAILLLSVALAFICLSYVLILATILRVPSTAGRHKAFSTCSAHLAVVLLFYGTVIFMYMKPRSKEARISDEASMVLYAVVTPMLNPVICSLRNKEVTEASRKVWGRRWTYR; from the exons ATGGAGCTGGTCAACAGGACAGAGGTCTCTGAGTTCTTTCTGAAAGGATTTTCGGGCAACCCAGTCTTGGAGCACCTGCTCTTCCCTCTGTGCTCAGCCATGTACCTGGTGACCCCGCTGGGGAATACAGCCATTGTGGCAGTGAGCGTGCTGGACGTCCACCTGCACACGCCCATGTACTTCTTCCTGGGCAACCTCTCTATCCTGGATATCTGCTACACGTCCACCTTTCTGCCCCTGATGCTGGTCCATCTCCTGTCGGCCCAGAAGACCATCTCCTTTCTCGGCTGCACAATGCAGATGTGTCTGAGCCTGTCCACAGGCTCCACAGAGTGTCTGCTGCTTGCCATCATGGCCTATGATCACTACCTGGCCATCTGCCGGCCACTCGGGTACCCTGTGCTGATGAACCACTGGCTCTGCTTGCTGCTGGCGGGAGCCGCCTGGGTACTCTGTTTCTTCAAGTCAGTGACTGAGACAGTCATCGCCATGAGGCTGCCCTTCTGTGGCCACCGTGTGGTCAATCACCTCACCTGCAAAATCCTGGCAGTGCTGAAGCTGGCGTGTGGTGATAGGT GCAACGAGGTCTTCCTGTGGGTGGGTGCCATCCTGCTGCTGTCCGTGGCCCTGGCGTTCATCTGCCTGTCCTACGTGCTTATCCTGGCCACCATCCTGAGGGTGCCCTCAACCGCTGGACGCCACAAAGCCTTCTCCACCTGCTCGGCGCACCTGGCTGTGGTGCTGCTTTTCTATGGCACTGTCATCTTCATGTACATGAAACCCAGGAGCAAGGAGGCCCGCATCTCTGATGAGGCCTCCATGGTCCTCTATGCTGTGGTCACGCCCATGCTGAACCCCGTCATCTGCAGCCTGAGGAACAAGGAAGTGACGGAGGCCTCCAGGAAGGTGTGGGGCAGGAGATGGACCTACAGGTGA